One segment of Manihot esculenta cultivar AM560-2 chromosome 4, M.esculenta_v8, whole genome shotgun sequence DNA contains the following:
- the LOC110607495 gene encoding acetylajmalan esterase, with amino-acid sequence MGFLFALFINSIFIFIQSYSCDAKDLMACKFDAIYQLGDSISDTGNSIIEMPQAYHARFPYGQTIHKATGRSSDGYLIIDYIAQSAGLPLLEPYENPNSTFIHGVNFAVAGATASSIRTLRRWHLPLPYTNSSLYVQARWLKKHLFAICNDKIECERKLKHALYMIGTIGCNDYIIAFQYGKSIEEVKVMVPRVIQSIKTAIRRVIRYGAYRVVVPGAFQLGCAPSFLTAFSSNKSSYDSYGCLKDYNDFFMYHNNHLQVALQKIREKNPHIHIIYGDLYGALEWILDNFSNLGFTSLRKGCCGIGGRFNYNPSIKKMCGAYGVPICPNPKEYVFWDGSHFSHEANKYMSKWLVKDILPQLQCNI; translated from the exons ATGGGCTTTTTATTTGCATTGTTTATCAATTCTATTTTCATCTTTATTCAATCTTATTCATGTGATGCTAAGGATCTCATGGCATGCAAATTTGATGCAATATATCAATTAGGAGACTCAATATCAGATACTGGTAATTCTATTATAGAGATGCCTCAAGCTTATCATGCAAGATTTCCTTATGGTCAAACAATTCACAAAGCAACGGGTAGATCCTCAGATGGATATCTAATAATTGATTATATTG cTCAATCAGCTGGTCTTCCCCTACTAGAGCCATACGAGAATCCAAATTCAACTTTCATCCACGGAGTAAATTTTGCCGTTGCCGGAGCTACTGCATCGTCTATTAGAACCCTAAGAAGGTGGCATCTCCCACTTCCATACACTAATAGTTCTCTTTATGTACAAGCTAGATGGTTAAAGAAACATTTGTTTGCAATTTGCAATGACAAAATAG AATGTGAGAGAAAACTTAAACATGCTCTTTACATGATTGGGACAATTGGATGCAATGATTATATCATTGCATTTCAATATGGAAAAAGTATCGAAGAGGTAAAGGTCATGGTGCCAAGAGTTATACAGTCTATTAAGACTGCTATTCGA AGAGTTATTCGTTATGGTGCTTATCGAGTGGTTGTACCTGGAGCATTCCAACTGGGTTGTGCACCAAGCTTCCTTAcagcattttcttcaaacaaGTCTTCTTATGATTCATATGGTTGTTTAAAAGATTACAATGATTTCTTTATGTATCACAATAATCATCTACAAGTTGCATTgcaaaaaataagagagaagaATCCTCACATACACATTATATATGGAGATCTTTATGGTGCTCTCGAGTGgattttggataatttttcCAATCTTG GATTTACATCACTTAGAAAAGGTTGTTGTGGGATTGGTGGAAGATTTAATTATAAtccatcaattaaaaaaatgtgCGGAGCTTATGGAGTACCTATTTGTCCAAACCCTAAAGAATATGTGTTTTGGGATGGATCACATTTTTCACATGAAGCAAACAAATACATGTCAAAATGGCTCGTTAAAGACATCTTACCCCAGCTTCAATGTAATATATGA